In Eubacteriales bacterium mix99, the DNA window TGACACAGGTGATGTCATAGTTCTTTACTTCATATGCTTTATAGTCCTGGTACCCCTGCTCGCTGTAATAAAGCGTTCCATTTTCATATCGTCCCGGCCAGATTACGCTGTACGGTTTGCTCTTCCGAGCCTCGGTCAGTATTTTCAAAACGTCGACCTGATAGGCCGGGTTGAACATCACGTCGATATCTTTGATGACCACGTTGTCCGGATACTGTGCGAGCACGCTTTGAAAACAAGATGCAAGCCTCATTGTCCGGCTCCTCGGCGATACGTCCTGCAGTTTTTCCGAAAGCGGTTTGCTGACAGATATCGGCTTTGAAGACAGCTCTCGTATTCGTGTCCAGTAAATGAGAAGCCGGGAAATGGTGTTTTTTTGTCTTTGGAGATTTCCATATTTAATAATCTCGCCCATTTCAATCCGCCTTCCTCATTTTGCCTCTTCGTTCGTCATTTCCATTATGTCACTGACATCACAATCCAAGGCAACGCATATCTTTTCTATGATCTCTGTATTCACATTTTCATTTTTTCCAAGTTTTGTTATTGACGCCGAGCTAATACCGGCAGCCTTCTGTAAATCCTTCTTTTTCATATCGCGATCTATCAGTAGTTTCCACAATTTCTTATAGCTAATGGCCATGACGCTTACCTCGCTTTCCGCCAAAATCAGACTTGTAAACCCATTATACACATTCTGCGATGCAAAATCAAGATTTAATCAAGCGTTCGCGCGAAATTTTCCGCCGAATTATTGATTTATGCACAAACTTTTGATATACTGTACATAATCTATTTTTTAGCTACGCTGAACAACTTAGGAGGTGGTCCTATGATCTTTATCAGTGGCATTCATGCGGTCGGCAAAGGCTACTTCTGTGGCCTTGTAAAAAAGGAACTGGGTATCGAGGCGTATTCGGCAAGTGATCTGATTGCAAAGGCACGTAATGCCAGTTTCAGTAGTGACAAGCTGGTCGCCGAAATAGAGGAAAACCAGCAGTATTTACTCGCCGCCGTGCAAGAGCTGCGCGAAAGCGGTAGCGATTTCATTCTTGACGGGCATTTCTGCCTCATCAACAGGAGCACTGGCGAACCGGAACGGATCTCGCTTGAGACGTTCACCACGCTCAAGCCGGAAGCCATCGTATTATTGACTGAGAAGCCGAAGGTCATCGTCGAACGCCGCAAGACACGCGACGGGATCGATGAGACACCTGAGTATGTAGAACAGTTTCAAAACATGGAAAAACAATACGCCAATGAGGTCGCCGAGTTACTGAATGCGAAGCTGTTCATCTCGACCGGCGCAGCTGATCTCGAGTCGGCGATTGACTTCCTGAGATCCCTATAAGGAGGAAATCATATGGCAGGTAAATTCATTCACAAGCGATTTGCTGACATAGATATCAACGATCCCTTCTTCGACTCATTAAAGAGAGACTATCCGGGCAGCGCAAACAGTACTGAATTCACAAAGTGGTTCGCCAAGAAAGCAGCAGAAGGAAAGGAAGCCCTCGTCTTCGAAGATGAGCAAGGTGTCGGCGCTTTCGTTAATCTGAAGCCAGGTGAAACGGAAGAGATCAAACTTTCAAATGGACACGTTCTTCCGTACGACTCTCGCTTAAAGATTACGACGATCAAGATCGACGAACGGTTCCAACATCAGCGGATTGGCGAAGGCGCACTGGGATTGACATTATGGGACTGGAGAGATCAATGCGCTAACGAGATCTATGTTACAGTCTTCGAGAAGCATACCAGCTTAATCTTCCTGCTTGAAAAATACGGATTCAATTACGTTGGAGATAATCTTAACGGTGAACGCGTCTATATCAAGGACCGCAGAAATTTGGACATTAGCGATCCATGCAAGGCGTTTCCATTCATCAGTGGCAGGATGAGCCATGCCGGATGCCTTGCTATTAATATGGAATATCACGATACCATGTTTGCCTATTCAGAACTGGCAAATACGCTGCAGGAGCGCGTCGATATCAATGTTGCAAATGGTCTGAAGAAGGTCTATATTGGAAGTCCTTATAGTCTCGCTTTCAAAGCTGGTGATCCCGTCCTTATTTATCGAAAGTATACCGGTAATGATGGCAGACCCGGCTATAAGTCTGTTATAACCTCATACTGCATTGCTACCCGAGTTGAGAAAATAAAAACTCAGGGACAGTTCTTACATTCGTTTGATGAGTTTCTTCACATCGTTGGAAACAAGTCGGTCTATACCAAGTTTGAACTAAAGAATCGGTATGATAATGAAAAGAATCTTACTGTAATCGAACTTCTTTACTGCGGTTATTTTGGCGCAGGCAATAATGTCAATTGGAGATGGCTCAAGGATAATGACCTCTGGCCGGGAACCCACCCGATGAATTTCCGATACACAAGAAGTCAATTCGAGAAAATTCTACGGGAGGGAAATGTTGATGTCGACAATGTTATTATCGATTAAGCCAGAATACGCTAAAGTCATTCTTGATGGACAAAAGGAATACGAATTTCGAAAACGCCGATGTAAAACCGGCGTCAATAAAATTGTTTTCTACTCCACGGCTCCCGAAAGCAAGGTCGTCGGAGAAGCTGAGATTGAGGACATCATAGAAGGAAGCCCTTCTAAAATCTGGGAGCTGGCTAAAAAAGCTGCCGGAATTACGCGGGCAAAGTACCGCGCCTACTATCACGGCTATCACAACGCCGTGGCTTACAAACTGAAAAACGTAGTCGTCTACGACCCTCCAAAAGAACTGTCGGACTACGGGATAGATCATGTTCCACAATCTTTCATCTACTTGGACTAAACTTATTGTCGCGCTGTATGAAAATGCAGCGCGATTTTTCAGCCTCCTTGACATCGGTTTTTCTTTTTGATACACTAATAAACAGATTAGCGAATCTGCTAATCAGCTATTGAAAGGAGAATTGCTATGGCTGGTGAATTTGGAAAGTTTATCGACGAAAAACGCCGAGGGCGTGGTCCGGACGGAGGAGACATCCTGCTTAAGGACATTGCCAAGGCTATGGGTGCGACGCCCACCTATTTATCCGACATCGTTAAAGGACGCCGGAACCCACCCGAAATGTCCATGCTCCTGAAGATCTCCGATGTGCTTCACCTCTCTCCCGAGGAGCAGGCCCAGATGTTCGACCTTGCCGGACGGGACAGAAATGAAGCTGCCCCTGATCTTCCTGAATACATCATGGATGAGAACCTGCCGCATGTCCGCGCTGCTCTTCGGAAAGCCAACGACAAAGGTCTCAGGGATGATTTCTGGAAGCAGGTCTATGACGCAATCGACAAGAAGGAGTGATCCTATCGTATGGTAAATGACGTATTTCTCAGCAACCTTGTCCCTCACATGTACAAGTCTGAATTTGATGACCGGGCTGCTGATTTTCTCTCGCATTACTGCAAAGAGGCGCTGGAAAAGCCGATGCCCGTCCCTATCGAGGATATCGCCAGGCATCAGCTTCACATGGCCATTCTGGAAGTTCATCTCAGCGAAGATCTGAGCATTCTCGGTCAAACCTGCTTTACAGACGGTCTCGCAGAAATCTACGATCCCGAAAACGACGAATACAGAGAGATTCCGATAAAAGGCGGAACCATGCTCATCGATCCGGACACGTTTCTGAAGCGAAACTTCGGAACCAAGAGGAATACCATCGCCCACGAATGCGTCCACTGGGTATACCACAGAAGATACTATATCGCCGCCAACCGGCTCGGCAATAAGCAGAGCATTGCCTACAGGGAGCCTGCCGGAATCGGTTATGACACCCTTCCCAAGAAATGGTCTGACGAAGACTGGATGGAATGGCAAGCCAACAACATCGCTCCTCGCATTCTCATGCCTAAGCAGACTGTCGGTAAAGCCTTCCAGATGGTACTGGATCGGAGCAAGGAGAATTCATTTGTTTCTGCCGGACTTGTCTCCAAGGGAAAATGGGTGATCGAGCAGTTCGCTGGCTTCTATCAGGTCTCAAAACAGTCCGCTGCAATACCCTTACAGGAGCTGGGCTACCTTTCCTAATATGCATCAGGTAGTTCCGCTCTTTATTTTTTGCAAAGTAACTTCGCTAATCAGCGGAGCCGCTTATTTAGGAATTTTAGAAAGGAGGGATTCAATGGAAGATATCCGAGACTGTTCAGGTCATCTCATGTGTCGCGGAGATGCCAGAACCGGCTTCGTGTCCTCTCTCTACAAAGGACATCGCACCACTGCTCACCTTGCAGTCGGCGAAACGTTCACCGTCGAGAGAAACGATACCAAGACCGAAATCACACGGATTGATGACTCGACCTTCAAGGTCAAGAGTTTTCAGAAAGCCGTGTAAGCGACAAACAAGTGAATAACACGTAAATCAACGATCCGCAGAGCTGCACAGACGGCCGAGATAGTGACTTCAAAAACACTGTCCCGGCCGTCTTTCTGTCTCTACGGACGGTTCGGCTTCTGCGGATTCAAGCAAATCCAAAGGAGTCGAACATGGGAAACAAATCTAAAACCTATCGCATCTACGACAAGACCACCAAGCAGTGGTACGAGATCCCGGAGGACCAGTATCGCGAGTACGACCGCTGGCGCACTGCTCTTCGCAAGAGAATGCAGTACCGCGGCGAGTGCTTCTGCCCGCGCAGCAAATGGTGGCTGTGCGACGGCAATTGCCTCGACTGCGAATTCCACAACAACACGACCGTCTCTCTTGATGATCCACTGCCTGACGGCGAAGGAACGCTCGCCGATTACGTTCCGGACGACGCTCCTCTTATTGAAGAGGTGCTTTCCGAGAAGGCGGAGCTGGACCAGCTGTTCAAGCGTCTGCAGGAGCTCATGCCGGAGGCCAAGCGTATCGGAGAGCTCCGCGAGGAAGGCCTCTCCGACGAGGCCATCGCCGACATCGTCGGCATCAAGCGCACGACGTTCCTGTCCCGCCTGAAGAAGGCCGAGGGGAAGCTGTCTCAGGAGTTCCCCGACTGGTTCTAATCATGCGGCTCCGGCTGCCCATCGTGGTGGCCGGAGCTTTTTTCTGAAATTCTTCTTTTCCCTTCGTCAAAACGGCCCGCCCGCCTCCAGTGGGAAGTGTAAGGAGCACGAAAACAGATGCTCCGGATTGGAGGAAACGTGATGAACAAGACACGCAACAGAAGTCCTGCGGACACCGAGGTTATCGCCGTTCTTATCGCGATAAGCCATGTATCCGCAAGACTGGCAAGGAACCTCTCGATCCTTGCCGCAGACAGACAACCATTGGAAGGAGGCAAAGAGAATGTCAAAAATGGCAGAAATGGATCAGACCATCAAGGAACTGCGCGATGCCGCCGCTGCTATTAACAGCGCGGCCGACTGGCTCTACCAGCAGTTCTCCGGCAACGACGAGGAACCCGCTCCGCAGCCTGAAGAGACGCAGGCCGAGCCTGAGCCGAAGAAGGAGCTGAAGCTGGAGGATGTGAGGAAGGTTCTCGCCGAACGGTCGCGCGCAGGCTATACGACGCAGATCCGCGAGCTGCTCCACAAGTACGGTGCGAGCAAGCTGTCGGCTGTCGATCCGAAGGACTACGAGGCCCTGCTCTTCGATGTGGAGGGACTCAATGAATTCTGAAAGACAGCATGCGGTCCTCTCCGCGTCAAGCTCCGACCGGTGGATTCACTGCCCGCCGTCAGTCAGGCTTAGCGAGGGATTCGAGGACAAGGAAAGCGACTACGCACTGGAAGGCACCTGCGCTCACGCGCTCGCCGAATACAAGCTCCGCAAGGCGCTCGGCTACCCGGCACAGGACCCGACCGAGGCCCTTGCCTTCTACAACGAGGAGATGGAGGAAGCAACAGATGGCTATGTCAGCTACGTACTGGAAAAGGTCGAGGCCGCAAAAGAGGCCTGCTCTGATCCGGTTGTTCTGGTCGAACAGCGCGTGGACTACTCCCGCTGGGTGAGACAGGGCTTCGGCACATCCGATGCGCTGATCATCGCGGACGGCACGCTCCGGATCATCGATCTGAAGTACGGCACCGGCATCGCCGTGTCGGCGGAGGACAATCCGCAGCTCAAATGCTACTCGCTTGGAGCCTTGGATCTGTTCGACGGCATCTACGACATCGACACCGTCAGCATGACGATTTACCAGCCGAGACGGCAGAACGTCAGCGAATGGCAGATCAGCAAGAAGGACCTGCTCGCATGGGCGGACGAGGTTCTGAAGCCTACGGCGGAGCTGGCCTGGGACGGCAAGGGGGAATTCTCCTGCGGCCCGTGGTGCCGGTTCTGCAAGGCGAAGACCATCTGCCGGAAACGGGCCGAGGAGAACCTGAAGCTCGCGCAGCATGAGTTCAGGCTGCCGCCGGAGCTCTCCGACGCGGAAATCGAGGTCATCCTTTCCCAGGTGGACGAGCTGGTCTCGTGGGCGTCCGACATCAAGGAGTACGCGCTCCAGCAGGCGCTTTCCGGCAAGGAGTGGCACGGCTTCAAGCTCGTAGAGGGCAGGTCCGTCCGCAAGTACGCCAATGAAACCGCCGTCGCCAAGACGGTCGAAGACGCCGGATTCGACCCGTATGAGAAGAAGCTGCTCGGCATTACTGCCATGCAGAAGCTCCTCGGAAAGAACCGGTTCAATGAACTCCTGTCAGGCTTCATCGAGAAGCCGCAGGGCAAACCAACACTCGTCCCGGACTCCGACAAGCGTCCGGCGATGAATACAGCAAAAAACGACTTCAAGGAGGTCAAAAATCATGAGTAAGACAACTATGCACAATCCGATGAAGGTTATCACTGGCCCGAACACCCGCTGGTCCTACGCGAACGTCTGGGAGCCGAAGTCCATCAACGGCGGAACGCCGAAATACAGCGTAAGCCTCATCATCCCGAAGTCCGACACCGTGACGGTCGCCAAGGTCAAGGCCGCCATCGAGGCTGCCTACAAGGAGGGCGAAGCCAAGCTCAAGGGCAACAGCAAGTCCGTTCCCCCACTGTCCGCGATCAAGACGCCGCTTCGTGACGGCGACGCGGAGCGTCCGGACGACGAGGCCTACCGCGGCTCCTACTTCGTGAATGCGAACGCAACGACCGCTCCGGGCATCGTGGACGCGGACCTGAATCCGATTCTTTCCCGCAGCGAGGTGTACTCCGGCGTGTACGGCAGAGCCAGCATCACGTTCTACGCGTTCAACTCCTCCGGGAACCGCGGCATCGCCTGCGGCCTGAACAACCTGCAGAAGATCCGTGATGGCGAGCCGCTCGGCAGCAAGGCCAGCGCAGAATCCGACTTCGCGGATTTCACAACCGACAACGACGACGATTTCCTGAACTAAGGAGGCAAGACAATGGAAACCATCATGAACATGATTCTCTGCATCATCTACGACCTGCTCGGCCTCAGCGGCATCGCGCTCCTGATCATCATCTCGGTCACGAGCGCCCGCTCCTACCGGGAGGACAAGGAACTCAGGCTCCATCAGGAGGAGCGCGACAAGGAGTACCACGAGCGCCGCATGAAGGAACTCGAAGCGCATCGCAGCTAATCCACAGAACATAAAGCTGTTGGCGGGCGGCAGGGACCAATCTCCCTGCCGCCTTATTCGTGAATTGAGGTGAAAATTGTGAAGACAATCAGCATAGATATCGAGACGTTCAGCGACGTCGATCTTGGCAAATGCGGCGTTTATCGCTATTGCAGTTCGCCTGCCTTCGAGATTCTCCTGTTCGGCTACAGCGTGGACGGAGGTCCGGTGAAAGTCGTCGACCTTGCCTGCGGTGAAAAGATCCCGGAGGACATCCTCGACGCGCTGACCGATGACACGGTTCTCAAATGGGCATTTAACGCAAACTTCGAACGCGTCTGCCTGTCACGCTACCTGCGGGACATGGGGCGGAGCCTTGACCCGTTCCACGACAATCATCCGCTGTCATTGGAGCATGCCCGGTTCCTGAATCCGGAGGGCTGGCGCTGCTCGATGGTCTGGGCGGCGACAATGGGACTCCCGCTCAGCTTAAAAGGCGTCGGCGCAGTCCTGCAGCTTGCCGACCAGAAGATGGATGAAGGCAAGGCCCTCATCAAATACTTCTCCGTCCCCTGCGCACCCACCAAGGCGAACGGCGGACGCACTCGGAACCTGCCATCGGATGATCCCGGCAAATGGGCGACATTCAAAAAGTACAACCAGCGCGACGTCGAGGTCGAGATGATGATCCAAAGGAAACTGCGGAACTTCCCGGTGCCGGACTTCGTGTGGGACGAGTACCACATCGACCAGGAGATCAACGACCGAGGCGTGCGCATCGACATGGATCTCGTGGAGAAGGCCATCGACATGGACACCCGCTCCCGCAGCAAGCTGACAGAGAAGATGCAGGCGATTACGAATCTGGAGAATCCGAACAGCGTCCAGCAGATGAAGCAGTGGCTCTCCGACAACGGCATGGAGGTCGACAGCCTCGGCAAAAAAGCAGTGACAGCCCTGCTCAAAACCGCGCCACCTGAACTCACTGAAGTGCTGGAGCTCCGGCAGCAGCTTGCGAAATCCAGCGTGAAGAAATACCAGACCATGCAGCGCGCCGTATGCTCCGATAGCCGTGCTCGCGGCATGTTCATGTTCTACGGCGCGAATCGCACAGGCCGCTGGGCCGGACGGCTCATCCAGCTTCAGAATCTGCCGCAGAACCATCTGCCTGACCTGGATGCTGCGAGGGCGCTTGTGAAGTCCGGCGACTATGAGGCCGTGAAGATGATCTACGAGGATGTCCCGGACACACTCAGCCAGCTTATCCGCACTGCCTTCATTCCGAAGGACGGCTGCCGGTTCTACGTGGCTGACTTCTCCGCCATCGAGGCACGCGTCATCGCATGGTACGCAGGCGAGAAATGGAAGTCCGATGCGTTCGCGAACGGCGAGGACATCTACTGCTCGACGGCAAGCCGCATGTTCCACAAGCCGGTCGTCAAGCACGGCGTAAACGGCGAGCTTCGCGCCAAGGGCAAGATCGCGGAACTGGCGTGCGGCTACGGCGGCTCGACCGGCGCTTTGAAGGCGATGGGCGCACTCGAAATGGGCCTGTCTGAGGATGAGCTTCCGGACATCGTCTCCTCATGGCGTGACGCGAACCAGCAGATCGTGAAGTTCTGGTGGGACGTCGACAAGGCCGTCATGGCTGCCGTGAAGAACCACAAAACCACCCGGCTCGGCAGGCTCGCCTTCTTCTGGCAGGCGGGCATGCTGTTCATCACATTGCCTTCCGGCAGGAGTCTTGCGTATGTGAAGCCGAAGGTCGGCATGAACCGTTTCGGCGGCGAGTGCATCACCTACGAGGGCGTGGGCGGCACGAAGAAATGGGAACGCCTCGAATCGTACGGCCCGAAGTTCGTGGAGAACATCGTGCAAGCCACAAGCCGCGACATTCTGTGCAATTCGATGAAGATGCTCCGTCATTGCGACATCTGCATGCATATCCACGACGAGCTGGTTATCGAAGCCGATCCGCGCGTATCGCTTGACACCTTGTGCGTGCAGATGGGACGCGTCCCTGCGTGGGCGGACGGTCTGGTGCTCCGCGCGGACGGTTACGTCTGCGATTTCTATAAGAAAGACTGAATCTGTTTCGTCAAAAGCGGTCTGTCCCCTCCAGTGGGAAGTAGAGGCAGGCCGCTTTTTCTATTGCCCGCCGGAAAGGAGGATACCGGTTTGGATTACAGGAATGTTGAGGGCTATCCGGACCCGACATGCTACGAGGCGCTGAGCCTTATCGAACTTGAAGAGAAGAAGGCGCTCCGCGCTTTCCGCCCCATCATCTACGTCTGCTCGCCGTACGCGGGAGACATTCAGAGGAACGTGGCGGACGCCCGGCGCTACTGCCGGTTCGCAGTCGAACAGGGATACATCCCCATCGCGCCGCATCTGCTGTTTCCGCAGTTCCTTGACGACACCGACCCTACTGAGCGCGAGCTCGGACTCTTCTTCGGAAACGCGCTCATGAGCAAGTGCGCCGAGGTCTGGGTGTTCGGAGACAGGATCTCGAACGGCATGGCAGCGGAAATACGAAGAGCCCGCTGGAAGGGCTACCGGCTGCGCTATTTCACAGAGGATTTGAAGGAGGTCTAACACTTATGCATGCAATCGAAGAAAACCAGCGGACGCTCTATGACGGAACCAGAATCACCACATACAGCCGCGAGATCACCAGTGCGAACGTACTCGAGGCCGAGGCCGGGACGACCGGATACATGGGCGGAGACACTGGTCACGGAGGCCGCACCTATCTGCGCATCACGGATCTTGGAGGCACGGACATCCGCGTGAACCCGATCCAGGACCGCTACGGGAACGGCGGCTTTGAGGTCACCCTCGGCGGCGACTGCGAGCTTGCCACCATGATCACGGCACTCAAGTTCATCACGCAGGTGCTGGAGGAGGAATCCAAGGAGGTGTACGACTGATGTTCACCATCTACACGTCCGACGCCTACCAGCAGGAATCTAACTGTGTCTACTCGCACCCGGTCGAAGTCGTCGATGAGGCAAGCTTCAAGAGAGCCGTCTCGCACGACCACGTGTGCGCCAAGTACAGGAACAACTACCGTGGCAATGACAACTTCATCTCCTCGGACTGCCTTCCCGTCGACTGCGACAACGACCACTCGGATGATCCGGCGGGCTGGAAGACGCCAGCGGATATCCGGAAGGCGCTGCCCGGCGTTTTCTTCGCCGTCCACTACAGCCGCCACAACAATCGTCCCAAGGACGGGAAGTCCGCAAGGCCGCGCTTCCATTTGTTCTTCCAGATCGACCCGATGACCGGCTACGAGGCTTATGCCGCGTTGAAGCAGCTCCTGCACGAGATCTTCCCCTACCTGGATGCGAACGCGCTCGACGCGGCGCGATTCCTCTACGGGACACGCGACCCCAAGGTCGAGTTCCATCCGGGCGGCAAGACGCTCACGGACTTCCTCTACGGGGACGAGTTCGACAAGGACATGCCGGGAGGCTACGAAAAGCAGGCGACCATTCCGGAGGGCAGCCGCAACACCACGATGTTCCGGTGGGCAGTACGCTCCATGAAACGCTATGGGGATACAGAAGAATCCAAGAACGCGTATTTCACGGAAGCGGAGAAATGCCAGCCGCCGC includes these proteins:
- the brxF gene encoding BREX-3 system P-loop-containing protein BrxF, coding for MGEIIKYGNLQRQKNTISRLLIYWTRIRELSSKPISVSKPLSEKLQDVSPRSRTMRLASCFQSVLAQYPDNVVIKDIDVMFNPAYQVDVLKILTEARKSKPYSVIWPGRYENGTLYYSEQGYQDYKAYEVKNYDITCVI
- a CDS encoding helix-turn-helix transcriptional regulator, whose amino-acid sequence is MAISYKKLWKLLIDRDMKKKDLQKAAGISSASITKLGKNENVNTEIIEKICVALDCDVSDIMEMTNEEAK
- a CDS encoding ATP-binding protein gives rise to the protein MIFISGIHAVGKGYFCGLVKKELGIEAYSASDLIAKARNASFSSDKLVAEIEENQQYLLAAVQELRESGSDFILDGHFCLINRSTGEPERISLETFTTLKPEAIVLLTEKPKVIVERRKTRDGIDETPEYVEQFQNMEKQYANEVAELLNAKLFISTGAADLESAIDFLRSL
- a CDS encoding helix-turn-helix transcriptional regulator; translated protein: MAGEFGKFIDEKRRGRGPDGGDILLKDIAKAMGATPTYLSDIVKGRRNPPEMSMLLKISDVLHLSPEEQAQMFDLAGRDRNEAAPDLPEYIMDENLPHVRAALRKANDKGLRDDFWKQVYDAIDKKE
- a CDS encoding bacterio-opsin activator, translated to MGNKSKTYRIYDKTTKQWYEIPEDQYREYDRWRTALRKRMQYRGECFCPRSKWWLCDGNCLDCEFHNNTTVSLDDPLPDGEGTLADYVPDDAPLIEEVLSEKAELDQLFKRLQELMPEAKRIGELREEGLSDEAIADIVGIKRTTFLSRLKKAEGKLSQEFPDWF
- a CDS encoding DNA ligase — its product is MSKMAEMDQTIKELRDAAAAINSAADWLYQQFSGNDEEPAPQPEETQAEPEPKKELKLEDVRKVLAERSRAGYTTQIRELLHKYGASKLSAVDPKDYEALLFDVEGLNEF
- a CDS encoding DUF2800 domain-containing protein, with the translated sequence MNSERQHAVLSASSSDRWIHCPPSVRLSEGFEDKESDYALEGTCAHALAEYKLRKALGYPAQDPTEALAFYNEEMEEATDGYVSYVLEKVEAAKEACSDPVVLVEQRVDYSRWVRQGFGTSDALIIADGTLRIIDLKYGTGIAVSAEDNPQLKCYSLGALDLFDGIYDIDTVSMTIYQPRRQNVSEWQISKKDLLAWADEVLKPTAELAWDGKGEFSCGPWCRFCKAKTICRKRAEENLKLAQHEFRLPPELSDAEIEVILSQVDELVSWASDIKEYALQQALSGKEWHGFKLVEGRSVRKYANETAVAKTVEDAGFDPYEKKLLGITAMQKLLGKNRFNELLSGFIEKPQGKPTLVPDSDKRPAMNTAKNDFKEVKNHE
- a CDS encoding DUF2815 family protein, yielding MSKTTMHNPMKVITGPNTRWSYANVWEPKSINGGTPKYSVSLIIPKSDTVTVAKVKAAIEAAYKEGEAKLKGNSKSVPPLSAIKTPLRDGDAERPDDEAYRGSYFVNANATTAPGIVDADLNPILSRSEVYSGVYGRASITFYAFNSSGNRGIACGLNNLQKIRDGEPLGSKASAESDFADFTTDNDDDFLN
- a CDS encoding DNA polymerase; this encodes MKTISIDIETFSDVDLGKCGVYRYCSSPAFEILLFGYSVDGGPVKVVDLACGEKIPEDILDALTDDTVLKWAFNANFERVCLSRYLRDMGRSLDPFHDNHPLSLEHARFLNPEGWRCSMVWAATMGLPLSLKGVGAVLQLADQKMDEGKALIKYFSVPCAPTKANGGRTRNLPSDDPGKWATFKKYNQRDVEVEMMIQRKLRNFPVPDFVWDEYHIDQEINDRGVRIDMDLVEKAIDMDTRSRSKLTEKMQAITNLENPNSVQQMKQWLSDNGMEVDSLGKKAVTALLKTAPPELTEVLELRQQLAKSSVKKYQTMQRAVCSDSRARGMFMFYGANRTGRWAGRLIQLQNLPQNHLPDLDAARALVKSGDYEAVKMIYEDVPDTLSQLIRTAFIPKDGCRFYVADFSAIEARVIAWYAGEKWKSDAFANGEDIYCSTASRMFHKPVVKHGVNGELRAKGKIAELACGYGGSTGALKAMGALEMGLSEDELPDIVSSWRDANQQIVKFWWDVDKAVMAAVKNHKTTRLGRLAFFWQAGMLFITLPSGRSLAYVKPKVGMNRFGGECITYEGVGGTKKWERLESYGPKFVENIVQATSRDILCNSMKMLRHCDICMHIHDELVIEADPRVSLDTLCVQMGRVPAWADGLVLRADGYVCDFYKKD